TTATCCTTTACAATTAAAGACAAAAACATTCCACTAACCTTTCCTGTCGGAGCAGCTGCCAGGAAGGTACCAATTGACATAGGAGGAAAATTAGAAGTTTAACCACCGAAAGcgattaattcaaaaattaaagactaGTATGGTCCGTCAACAAGGAAACAATATAAAGTCAAAAAGGGCAGACAAACAAAGTAGAGATTTATGCCTAAATGGCACCATATCAAAGCCAACTTGATatcaagaaaagaaatcataaataatataattgttttttgaaagtaaaaacaaaattgtgatgaaaaaataaatttacttttttttttctaattcattataaataaaaggtgaatttaatctcttttactatagattattagtaaaaataaaagttaaatttaaaagtttttcattattataaatatattatcattgtttatatttaatcacatttctatttttttaataaaatgtttaaaattatccATAATTCCTTCTCAATATTTTAATAGGAGGATAAATACATTCTATCGtactcgaacccacatcctcctatACCAACAATAATGCCGATACTAACTGAGCTAACACTCAATTAGACTATTGAGTAGAGAAGTTCATTAACCCAACTAGATTATTACTTAAAGTTCTTAGGCACATCATATgtgaataaatttgaaatagaaagaaaaagaactttCAAGGAAAAGTGAAAAGCAAAGGGaatgattattatttgatatatagtAGAATCTTTTAATTCTATAAATGagatcttttataatttttatttactttttggatttatctatttttttgaatttttagaatttaatttaaattgatagaataggTAAACAATAGAattaattttgtcatatttttaaaattatcaaatttatagaATAGGTAAATATTAAGAGCTAAAACATcaatattacattaaaatttaacttatgaGTAACCTCTTGAAACCGTTTTTGAACAAAATTGGCTTATGATAttatagaaaacataaaattttaatttttaaaccgTTGGGTTTTACTAAGAAAATAGAAATCGCAACCAATCATTTTGATAAGGTGCGATCGATCACCtaataaattaactttttaaaatgaaaattttttgaaattctcttaaaaggataattttttgaaactacgtttagggtttgggatatgtacaagaaaaattataacaccttcgtaatgcccaaaaattgATAACTTGTTCATTACGTGTTGTATCATATCTTAGAAATATGAGTTCAAACTTGCAGTACTTAATTGTcatcctttaaaattaaaatgaatacaaatttatttaatgagcgaatttaaaattgaaatttgaaaaattgtcaaattttgcattttgtttatttaaaagacATTTTTTTATTCATCCGAGTTTGAAAACAGCATTCCATCATTAAACACAATCAACAATATCATATTCCAAAATTTTGGTATCGACCtcatcaatttttaatattgaaatgtCAGCAAAATATATTTAACGAATATACATAATATCACAATTAAATGTCAATCTCAATCACGAAATTCAactatatttcaaaaaaaatatcttcacatggattttattttatggtatATGTCATGACAGTTATTATATAACAAGAAATTGGCAATCTAGCAATGGCATGGCGATATAATTAGAACAAAAAATTTGGGATATTCAAGTTTGAAGAGACATGGAATCACACTATAATATTAAGGCATTACAATATCTTCAAAAACATCAGTCACATATCTCAACAacatgaagagaaaaaaataaagctgCATAAGGGAACTATACCGAAGTGCCAAGAATTGTAATGTTGTGAGTGCTTACATATATGGACgcatagaaattaaatttgagaacAAAGACTCCTGGGGGAAACCAAAACTTCGAATATAGATCTGGGTGAAACCAGAATTTTGAAATGACTAACTGGACGAAACTAAAATTTGGAAAGTAGACTGAGCAAAAccagaatttgattttttaggtGATTATTTGATgctaatggtgaattttatactcttaatcctttaaattcatgttttaatgcaTAATAGAGCATTTGGGTGCAAAATGAGTGAAAACCGAAAAATCGGAGCAAGTTATAGGAGCCACATGGGTTGACCTATTCCACACGACCtagacacatgaccgtgtgagccacacagccATGTAGTAGGCCATGTTGATTTCGTGAATTTGCACCCTAAACTGTGGGAAATCgcattttttagatttttcagGAATTCTAAGACGTATATatgataaaagtaaaaagatagGAATGAGTCGtcatagaatactcaagaaaacatctcgaaaaacaccattgaaacTAATTCTAAAGTAGATTtccgtcaagattgaagattctcATTTGATTTCTTTGGAGATTgtcatgagtttctttatttcttttcaattatactgtgttttggatttttttattttcttttcaagcatgaactaattttctaaatacctaggggagatgaaccctatgataaattctgtcttttgatttttatttttcgcaaTAAATATTTAGATCTTGTTTTCAATTAAGTGTGCCTAATTCTTgctttaatatttctaaattattgatttatatttgatgtacttaaatcagaggaggaaaaGACCCTGTTTGAGAGTAGATCTtgtgtaattgagtggagttacATGCAATTCTAGACATAGAATGACATAAATATACTGGATTAGATTCAAATCTAATGGGCGAATCCATAGcacgagttaatgcgataataggggtcttaattagaaagaaaattcaactaatcaacctagagtcagttactcttactctcgaaagtgatattaacataatttagagATTTTTACAGATCAATATACTAAGTAAAGAAATagcgtaatttagattgatagttaCAAATGAAATTTAGGCGAATTCTTTCCTGAGTATTGTTTCACTTCTTGGTTattactcttttttttatttgttctttgatcgtgttcgttagttaattaatttagttaattttagttttaatcattCACTCGAAtttatcggttaaataatagaaagacaataataactagtacttttagtcttcgttgGAATGATATATTTGctcattgtaactatattattaattgataagtcCACTTGCCTTagccaaatttttaattaatttcgtGAGACATTAATACTTTCTTGTTATACTACTCTTACATTGTTCTATAAAAATTACTACAAAAATACtttatagaaatttattttcttgctaTACTCTACTCAGTACTTAATGAACTATTTTCTTCAGTATAAAACACAAACAATCACCAGACTTCATTGTATTCTCaaagtttattttttcttaaaactcatttgcacactAAGTATAGGTGCGGTGGATAGGACTTTAAAAGTAATGACTTGATACATGTCTTGAAGCCTTATCTTATTGCTTTGATTTTCTATTCGAGTTGTTGTTCATGCTTCGTTCATATGTTTGAGATTTTCCTCACCAAAATTCGGCATTACCATTTAATTCTTCTTTTAAGTCATCCCATAACTATTTGTTCCATTAAATTTTGGTCATATCTACTTTCATTTTTCAAGGGTTTGATTAAGACTTCATTAATTTGTTAACCATTACAGAATTTGGGCCGAAGCCCATAGATTGTCATGAATATTGGTTTAATAAGCTCTCCTTTTGAAAACATCACAACCACTTATGCTCCTCAATGAATCACTACTTTCCCACTACACAAACAAATTGTCACTCACACATCAAACAAATCACATTCAAGAGACTACAAGGCCTTGTTAACAAAAGCAAACAAGACCTCATACAAGAGATGAAAGGGGACCAATTAACCAGCTGAAACGAATAAGAATTCAACGAAGATCACTCAAAGAAATTGGAGTCCTTCAATATGGTTTCGGTATTAAGGATAGCTGGAACAAGAATAAAAGCAAAGAGGATAAAGGAAACGATTTGTACGAGGACGAACATCTTTGTTTTAGGCACAAACCTGCAGAAAACATAACGGGCTATCCGGTATGAAACCAGCAGTGCTAGCGATGTTGACAAGCAGTAATTTAGAATGCAGAGAGCACGATAGGTCAAGGGTATAGTAGTTTGAAGAGAAACCACATACTGAAGTTTCCACGACCATGTGGACACAGCAACTAAAAGCATGTAACAGGTCCCAAACAAGGAAAGGGTTATGAGAAGAAACAAGCTGATTGAACGACTTGGTAGGAGATATGCTGTTAACCCGATTGCTGCCCAAAAGGTTAATGTGTTGTATAACCAAAACATGGATGATACGTCTATTAAATCTGACCAATTAATCTGATCATCGGCCAGTGGTGGCAGAGGACCTGGTAGGGGTGCAGTGCTGTCGGTTGATTCTAAAGATGCGTAATACTTGATATGGTATTTCATGGATGAACTGTTATCAGCTTTCTTTGGAGGGCTTAAAGAGGCAGCGTAAGTGACTGTTATAATTAGCACTGTCACTACTAGAAATGTATTACGCATCTCAAGCGGGATACCCTTTCTTCCTCGACCTGCCATTGttgcaaatttttgaaaacatgacaTCTTCGGCCTTAATGATTTGATGTGGATTGAAGAGATGGACTTATTGGGAAGCTTGGAACCACACAAACCTCCTGCTTTTGTTATCATATCTTTAACCGAGCCCTTATAATTATTCACTTGCCTTTCATCCAATGGACAGTCTGGTTGGATATCTAAAGCAGTGGATCCCTTCAAATTTTTGGCATTGATATGGTCTCGACGCAAGTGCCCCAGCAATACTTGCACCACCTgttaattagaaaattcatGTAAATAACCCTTTTATCATATACGTATATACATCAATAATTGAGTTAACTAGCAAATTAGCATACCTGAGGTGAGTTTTTGATAGCTGAAATGTGTAGGACATTGTTGCCATCAATGTCTGCCCAACTAAGCAGTTCTTTCTCCCAACGTTGGGCAGCTTCATGGCGGCTCCTTATAAGCCACCCCACCAAGACTTGAAATGCTTCAAACTTGTCCTTTTTTACTGCAAGATGGAAAACCGTCTCGTCTCGAACAGTCACATCTTCAACAGCCTCAGGGCAAACCTCAAGGAACTTGATCAAAAGATCAACATCTCCAGTTTGAGCCACATGATGCAGAGGGGTCAAGCCTTCCCTTCCTTTAACACGAACAAGGCCTTCATCAAACTTGAGGAGTCGAAGCACAGCTTGAGTTATGTTATTTTGCAGAGCCAAGTGCATGGGGCTAAACCCAGCTAGATTTAACTTTCTTGCAAACGATGGCTTTAAGTTGATCATCTCCATCATAAAATCAACATGCCCAGAACTGACTGCTACATGCAATGGAGTGTCAAGAAAAGGAACATGATCAATACGCTCCAAAACATATGGATCTTTCTGAATTAGCAAATACAAGACATTAATGTTTCCTGTTTGTGCAGCCTCTATCATTCTCCAATCCATAGCTATGGAGAAGTGGAGGTAATAAATTACGCAGCAAATTTTCAGGCTACTgagaaatgatgaaatttgcagGAAAACACAGAGAATAGAGACACATAAGACAATATAAAGGGAATAGAAGCTATATTTAGCAAAACACACAGCAATCCAAccacaattttatacatgacTTTAAACGCGCTAGTCTGAAGAGAAACTTCTTAAAAAGTCGAAGGTAACTTTCACACTCCAATTACGACTTGtttaaaagaatagaaaatatagaacccattttggttgaatggaaaTCTTACTTccgaaaaaaaaaaatctaaccaAAAGGTTAGAGGTACATAAAATCGAAATGAAACCCAACTCCTAGAACAGGAGGACAACAAACAGCTATCATCCTggattaaatataaatgttaatttcattcTAGATACACAATGCTTAATATAATATACTTCAACACACTCGAATCCACATCCTTCTGACAACAATGTCAATTGAACTAATACGCAATAAATAACACcactatatttaatttttttaaaaaataataacatatattttaaaaaattcaatttatatgaGCCGGCCACCTTGCTAAGATgagatttttttgttgttttcggtcatttgcttgttaaattaacaattttatatgaATCTATGTCAAAGCTGAACATTTGGCATACATTCATATTATAGATGAGATAGGTGATtcacatcaaaatcaaaatgtcGAGAGTCaataagaaatttgaaaaatacgaAAAGAGCTTCCAATGATATCTTTGACGTTAAAGTAGGAAGAAGAAACTTGATCTCTTTTTGTGAAGAAAAGGAAGAGATCTTATATTGGTGGTGGATTTAATAATGAGCCGGCCGTGGACCTCGATGAATGGTTGCTTTATTTATATAGGATTTGGTGGTATGTAACAGGATATGGCTAGACCTCACTAAGATATGATCAACCATGCTGTAGATAGTTGGTGGCAAGATTTCTATGATGTGTATTGGTAGGATGAAGCTAGAAAATTTTGTagggatcaaaattaaattgtatttttacgataataaaaatataatttcatcattttaatagtctacgttttataatttttaaaagattaaatcaaatttttatcatttttagggggcaaagtgcaattttacctttactaatttaaaattttaaagagcttaaatgaaaaattttctattttaggggagACGGGCCCTGCCAGCCCCCTTAACTAGGCCCTTGTGTACTAGGAAGCAACAAATGTAATTGGAGGGTTCCGattggatttgatggtgattcCATAAGCAAACAAGACCCTAGTAAGGGGCGAACGTTTGAttgaatcgagtaaaaaattgAGTTAGTCGAGTTTACAAGCCTTGTTTTTATCATCTTATCTCGACTTGAATTTTTTTGCATTCGAGttcattgaaataaaatttcatttaagtcgaatcgaatcaagtgaaattgtttgagttaaatttaaaaaattaaacatgtcaagataaaatcttgttacaatataactaattctatgtaagagcacataaatttgaaacaatatatatatatatatatatatatatatatgaaaactataagagaaaaatataatatatttaatacgATAAACTTGAATTGGTAAATTTACTTGTTTAGATCCTCAAAATTaatgtattgaaaattttaaacatttttatatattctttatttttttaattttaaaaattatgaatttttggaattttgaaaaataatttgaatatttgaaattttttgaattgttttgtaaatttttgttgagagagatcgatttgatcatttttaaaatcgatAGGGTCAAAGGAATATTTACACTAATCAATTAcacgaattgtaaaattcaactcgacttcaattcaaaaattgaacTACTTGTTTAAGTTGActtg
This genomic window from Gossypium raimondii isolate GPD5lz chromosome 10, ASM2569854v1, whole genome shotgun sequence contains:
- the LOC105776337 gene encoding ankyrin repeat-containing protein BDA1, whose product is MDWRMIEAAQTGNINVLYLLIQKDPYVLERIDHVPFLDTPLHVAVSSGHVDFMMEMINLKPSFARKLNLAGFSPMHLALQNNITQAVLRLLKFDEGLVRVKGREGLTPLHHVAQTGDVDLLIKFLEVCPEAVEDVTVRDETVFHLAVKKDKFEAFQVLVGWLIRSRHEAAQRWEKELLSWADIDGNNVLHISAIKNSPQVVQVLLGHLRRDHINAKNLKGSTALDIQPDCPLDERQVNNYKGSVKDMITKAGGLCGSKLPNKSISSIHIKSLRPKMSCFQKFATMAGRGRKGIPLEMRNTFLVVTVLIITVTYAASLSPPKKADNSSSMKYHIKYYASLESTDSTAPLPGPLPPLADDQINWSDLIDVSSMFWLYNTLTFWAAIGLTAYLLPSRSISLFLLITLSLFGTCYMLLVAVSTWSWKLQYVVSLQTTIPLTYRALCILNYCLSTSLALLVSYRIARYVFCRFVPKTKMFVLVQIVSFILFAFILVPAILNTETILKDSNFFE